In one window of Dermochelys coriacea isolate rDerCor1 chromosome 3, rDerCor1.pri.v4, whole genome shotgun sequence DNA:
- the LOC119853012 gene encoding glutathione S-transferase-like, with protein sequence MAGKPKLYYFNGRGRMETIRWLLAAAGVEFEEQFCETREDLLKLGQDGYLLFQQVPMVEIDGMKMVQTRAILNYIAGKHNLYGKDLKERALIDMYVEATMDLNEIIMHHPIQPPEAKAKHLASIIEKATTRYFPVYEKALKDHGQDFLVGNQFSRADVQLLETILMTEESKPDILSKFPVLQAFKARISNIPTIKKFLQPGSQKKPPLDAKLLPKVMSIFNIDNK encoded by the exons ATGGCTGGGAAACCCAAACTGTACTACTTCAATGGAAGAGGCCGAATGGAAACGATACGGTGGCTGTTGGCAGCAGCTGGAGTTGAG TTTGAAGAACAATTCTGTGAAACAAGGGAAGATCTTTTAAAGTTGGGGcagg atggaTATCTGCTGTTTCAACAAGTGCCCATGGTGGAAATTGATGGAATGAAGATGGTGCAGACCAGAGCCATTCTCAACTACATAGCAGGGAAACACAATCTCTATGGGAAGGACCTGAAGGAGAGAGCACT GATTGATATGTATGTGGAAGCAACAATGGATCTGAATGAAATTATTATGCATCATCCTATCCAGCCACCGGAGGCAAAGGCAAAGCATCTTGCCTCAATCATTGAGAAGGCCACAACCAGGTACTTCCCTGTATATGAAAAG gctttgaaagaccatggACAGGATTTTCTTGTTGGCAACCAATTCAGCAGGGCAGATGTACAGCTGCTTGAAACCATTCTAATGACAGAAGAGAGTAAGCCTGATATACTCTCCAAATTCCCTGTTTTACAG GCTTTTAAAGCAAGGATAAGCAACATCCCCACAATTAAAAAATTCCTGCAGCCTGGCAGCCAGAAGAAACCACCACTAGATGCAAAATTACTTCCAAAAGTGATGAGCATTTTCAACATTGACAATAAATGA